One genomic segment of Candidatus Methanomethylophilaceae archaeon includes these proteins:
- a CDS encoding Hsp70 family protein produces MSRIIGIDLGTSNSAASIMEGGKPTMIPSAEGTSVGGKSFPSYVAFTKDGQLLVGEPARRQAVSNPDGTIKNVKRKMGTSEKVTALGKEYTPQQISAFILQKIKKDAESFLAEPVEKAVITVPAYFDDNQRQATKDAGAIAGLDVVRIINEPTAAALAYGLDKSDVEQKILVFDLGGGTLDVTIMDFSDGVFEVLSTSGDTQLGGSDMDEAITKYVIGEFQKETGIDLYKDNMAFWRVREACEKAKIELSNTMQIEINLPYISADASGPKHLIQTLTRAKLEELVEPIVSRCRQSITQAISDAHLSNDKIDKIIMVGGPTRMPIVQSFVESIVGPKIQRGIDPMECVSMGAAVQGAVLAGEVKDVLLLDVTPLSLGIETLGGVSTKLIDRNTTIPTK; encoded by the coding sequence ATGTCAAGAATCATCGGAATCGATCTCGGAACGAGCAACTCGGCCGCGTCCATCATGGAAGGCGGAAAACCCACCATGATCCCCAGCGCCGAAGGAACCAGCGTAGGAGGGAAATCGTTCCCCTCATACGTAGCATTCACTAAAGACGGGCAGCTTCTGGTCGGAGAGCCCGCGAGAAGGCAGGCCGTCAGCAACCCCGACGGGACCATCAAGAACGTCAAGAGGAAGATGGGAACCAGCGAGAAGGTCACCGCCCTCGGGAAGGAGTACACCCCCCAGCAGATCTCCGCGTTCATTCTCCAGAAGATCAAGAAGGACGCCGAATCCTTCCTTGCCGAGCCCGTCGAGAAGGCGGTCATCACCGTCCCCGCATACTTCGACGACAACCAGAGGCAGGCCACCAAGGACGCCGGGGCCATCGCAGGCCTGGACGTCGTCCGTATAATCAACGAGCCTACCGCGGCCGCGCTCGCCTACGGGCTTGACAAGTCCGACGTGGAGCAGAAGATCCTCGTGTTCGACCTCGGAGGAGGAACCCTCGATGTCACCATCATGGACTTCAGCGACGGAGTGTTCGAGGTCCTGTCCACCTCCGGAGACACACAGCTGGGAGGATCCGATATGGACGAGGCCATCACCAAGTACGTCATCGGAGAGTTCCAGAAGGAGACCGGAATCGACCTCTACAAGGACAACATGGCGTTCTGGAGGGTCAGGGAGGCCTGCGAGAAGGCCAAGATCGAGCTGTCCAACACCATGCAGATCGAGATCAACCTCCCCTACATCTCCGCCGACGCGTCCGGGCCCAAGCATCTGATCCAGACCCTCACCCGCGCCAAGCTCGAGGAGCTCGTGGAGCCCATCGTCTCCAGGTGCAGGCAGTCCATCACCCAGGCGATCTCCGACGCGCACCTTTCCAACGACAAGATCGACAAGATCATCATGGTCGGCGGACCCACCAGGATGCCCATCGTCCAGAGCTTCGTCGAGAGCATCGTCGGGCCCAAGATCCAGCGCGGAATCGACCCGATGGAGTGCGTCTCCATGGGAGCGGCCGTCCAGGGAGCGGTCCTGGCCGGAGAGGTCAAGGACGTCCTCCTGCTCGATGTCACCCCTCTGTCCCTCGGCATCGAGACCCTCGGAGGGGTCTCCACCAAGCTGATCGACAGGAACACCACGATCCCCACCAAG
- a CDS encoding nucleotide exchange factor GrpE: MTVKSKRKDEEKAEEGEEISEPIEAEEKPAESDPAEEKPEAKNPLAEAEAKAEQYLGMARRLQADFDNYRKRTERDNAEFKKYACSSIVKDMLTVVDDLDRALSYVKEENDFVIGIRGVRANLMKILEANGLKEIPAEGDFDPNYHEALAAIEGEEDGKIAEVFQKGYSLNGKVIRFSKVVVTKKTS; this comes from the coding sequence ATGACTGTCAAGTCTAAACGCAAGGACGAGGAGAAGGCCGAGGAAGGCGAAGAGATCTCTGAGCCCATCGAGGCCGAGGAGAAGCCTGCCGAAAGCGATCCCGCCGAAGAGAAGCCGGAGGCCAAGAATCCTCTGGCTGAAGCGGAGGCCAAGGCCGAGCAGTACTTGGGAATGGCCAGAAGGTTGCAGGCTGATTTCGACAATTACCGCAAGAGAACCGAGCGCGACAATGCGGAATTCAAGAAGTACGCATGCTCCTCCATAGTCAAGGATATGCTGACAGTCGTGGACGACCTGGATCGCGCGCTCTCGTACGTCAAAGAGGAAAACGATTTCGTCATCGGAATAAGGGGAGTCAGAGCGAATCTGATGAAGATCCTGGAGGCAAACGGCCTGAAGGAGATCCCCGCCGAGGGGGATTTCGATCCGAACTACCATGAAGCCCTCGCCGCCATCGAAGGGGAAGAGGACGGGAAGATCGCGGAGGTATTCCAGAAAGGATACTCCCTGAACGGAAAGGTCATCAGATTCAGCAAAGTAGTAGTCACAAAGAAAACATCTTAA
- a CDS encoding PH domain-containing protein yields the protein MTEPPFLRNHWSMVASNTVKSLVAIAIVLLITLGMGNEFHFDLYLLMVALMVGLLLAVNIIVWKRTKYYFLDDELVVKRSTIIRSETRIQYDRLASVNVERDAVCRILGATKLSFNLNSSVNASSAEAFIVLRKDEAEKLRRDMDARIFGRAVPVSEEPIEEAEPESLVHVSVWDILLHSVFGMSSGQFGLGMFMLAYSVGSFVYGGSITFFTTILFILDFLLPAVTSFFRLYRYRITRSGDAVSVSSGFFSTREDAFMLSKVNYVKVREPLLCRLMGRVILEVEVVGTANSKGIPILCPLKPKKVAMDLLHSLLPEFECAGERIGQERVSAVGLCFWSAIAISASCLAAYGISKGIPAEYRSAVWIALAVAIALCAFWAVMAYRTRRFASDGNIVMMVTGAYDRTVNYILMDKIQFADVMSTPIQRRAGAARCRIGMLSTAGVSSVTSGVFPAEELEGIASEVLARIKDGRYDFKRFQRCQPGHPLPFLATATINYIYIEEQTLTVQNSKYGIFGGSQYGNGKYTRHHPQGRNEKREGQRRPVQQHHRGQGYRRRCQEQPWAQGNGQDARRFHGRCGHHQRRSDHTQRDGRPAPRSQDARRGRKDPGLGGRRRNHFFRHPRRGASQEGHRPDRRQRPPHHHRQRIQARQRQGPGSSEEHLQESLHRRRGAAQSDRPDRHDLQIRRRIQEILR from the coding sequence ATGACCGAGCCCCCATTCCTCCGGAACCATTGGTCGATGGTCGCCTCGAACACCGTGAAGTCTTTGGTGGCCATCGCGATCGTATTGCTGATCACGCTCGGGATGGGGAACGAGTTCCATTTCGATCTCTATCTGCTCATGGTCGCATTGATGGTGGGATTATTGCTGGCCGTGAACATCATCGTCTGGAAGAGGACGAAATATTATTTCCTGGATGACGAGCTGGTCGTGAAGCGTTCCACGATAATCCGCTCCGAGACGCGCATACAGTATGACAGGCTGGCCTCGGTGAACGTGGAGAGGGACGCGGTATGCCGCATCCTGGGCGCGACCAAACTCTCCTTCAACCTCAATTCCAGCGTGAACGCATCCTCGGCGGAGGCTTTCATAGTCCTGAGGAAGGATGAGGCCGAGAAACTCCGCAGGGACATGGACGCGCGCATATTCGGCAGAGCCGTGCCCGTCAGCGAGGAACCCATCGAAGAGGCGGAACCGGAATCCTTGGTGCACGTGAGCGTGTGGGATATACTCCTGCATTCAGTTTTCGGGATGTCCAGCGGGCAGTTCGGCCTCGGCATGTTCATGCTGGCCTATTCCGTGGGCTCATTCGTTTACGGCGGATCCATAACGTTCTTCACGACCATCCTGTTCATATTGGATTTCCTTCTTCCGGCAGTCACCAGCTTCTTCAGGCTCTACAGATATCGCATCACCCGCTCCGGGGACGCGGTATCGGTGTCCTCCGGATTCTTCAGCACCAGAGAGGACGCGTTCATGCTGTCCAAAGTCAACTATGTCAAGGTGCGCGAGCCTCTGCTATGCCGCCTCATGGGCAGGGTCATACTCGAGGTGGAGGTCGTCGGGACCGCCAACAGCAAAGGCATCCCAATCCTCTGCCCGCTGAAGCCTAAGAAGGTAGCTATGGATCTGCTCCACAGCCTTCTCCCGGAGTTCGAGTGCGCCGGGGAGAGGATAGGGCAGGAGAGGGTCTCCGCCGTCGGTCTGTGCTTCTGGTCCGCCATCGCCATCTCGGCGTCCTGCCTCGCGGCATACGGAATTTCCAAGGGGATCCCGGCGGAATACCGTTCTGCGGTTTGGATCGCGCTGGCGGTGGCGATCGCATTATGCGCCTTCTGGGCCGTCATGGCCTACAGAACCCGCAGGTTCGCAAGCGACGGGAACATAGTCATGATGGTCACCGGCGCCTACGACCGCACCGTGAATTACATCCTCATGGACAAGATCCAGTTCGCGGACGTCATGTCTACTCCCATACAGAGGAGGGCCGGCGCGGCGAGGTGCAGGATCGGAATGCTGTCCACCGCGGGCGTCTCTTCCGTGACATCGGGCGTGTTTCCGGCCGAAGAGTTGGAAGGGATCGCGTCCGAGGTGCTGGCCAGGATTAAGGATGGAAGGTACGATTTCAAGCGTTTCCAGCGATGTCAGCCGGGGCATCCCCTCCCTTTCCTAGCGACTGCTACAATCAACTATATTTATATAGAAGAACAAACTTTAACCGTTCAGAATTCCAAGTATGGAATATTTGGAGGCAGTCAATATGGGAATGGGAAATACACCCGTCATCATCCTCAAGGAAGGAACGAGAAGAGAGAGGGGCAAAGACGCCCAGTTCAACAACATCACCGCGGCCAAGGCTATCGCCGACGCTGTCAGGAGCAGCCTTGGGCCCAGGGGAATGGACAAGATGCTCGTCGATTCCATGGGAGATGTGGTCATCACCAACGACGGAGTGACCATACTCAAAGAGATGGACGTCCAGCACCCCGCAGCCAAGATGCTCGTCGAGGTCGCAAAGACCCAGGACTCGGAGGTCGGAGACGGAACCACTTCTTCCGTCATCCTCGCAGGGGAGCTTCTCAAGAAGGCCACCGACCTGATCGACGCCAACGTCCACCCCACCATCATCGCCAACGGATACAGGCTCGCCAACGACAAGGCCCAGGAAGTTCTGAAGAACATCTCCAAGAAAGTCTCCATCGACGACGAGGAGCAGCTCAATCTGATCGCCCAGACCGCCATGATCTCCAAATCCGTCGGCGGATCCAGGAAATACTTCGCTGA
- a CDS encoding PH domain-containing protein gives MDGESLAEFRMLNPVSKNAMYLGNCITLLACVAIVGAPTFFLRGTQWFPYALAISLAIVIALSAYLLLSPPIFYRHYRYRMDEDCIEIRKGVIIHSHILVPVERIHQVDVRRGPILRRYGLAGVTVTTAGGVVSIDYLEEEVAERIASNLNERIVAMLRARS, from the coding sequence ATGGATGGCGAGAGCTTGGCGGAGTTCAGGATGCTGAACCCCGTATCGAAGAATGCGATGTATCTGGGCAACTGCATAACGCTGCTCGCGTGCGTCGCTATCGTCGGGGCCCCGACTTTTTTCCTGAGGGGCACACAATGGTTCCCATACGCTTTGGCGATCTCGCTTGCGATCGTCATAGCTTTGTCGGCGTACCTTCTCCTCAGCCCGCCGATCTTCTACCGCCATTATCGGTACCGCATGGACGAGGACTGCATCGAGATCCGCAAGGGGGTCATCATCCATTCCCATATCCTGGTGCCGGTGGAGAGGATCCATCAGGTCGACGTCCGCAGAGGGCCGATCCTCAGGAGATACGGCCTCGCCGGGGTCACTGTCACCACAGCCGGAGGCGTAGTGTCCATAGATTATCTGGAGGAGGAAGTCGCCGAGCGCATAGCGTCCAATCTGAACGAGAGGATCGTCGCGATGCTGAGGGCCAGGTCATGA
- a CDS encoding glutamine synthetase III encodes MANSRFRAVGEAFAKEAVCAEPPAPVTSDYYGCNVFDRRNMRKYLSSDIRQRVYESIEQGVTLDREVAEQVAAGMKRWAQDKGATHYTHWFQPLTGGTAEKHDSFAEPYGKGESIEIFTGKVLCQQESDASSFPNGGLRNTFEARGYTAWDPSSPAFVMGDRLCIPTVFISYTKEALDYKTPLLKSEVAVASAASDLLKYFGIENDRVFSYLGWEQEYFLVDASLYAERPDLIMAERTLIGHASARNQQLEDHYFGSIPARVLEFMKDLEFECYKLGIPIKTRHNEVAPNQFEMAPVYEQANIAIDHNLLLMSLMRSVADRHGFKVLLHEKPFAGVNGSGKHCNWSLGTESGIGLLSPGKTDLENLRFLTFMANVLKAVYDNNALLKSSVLTASNAYRLGANEAPPAIISSFLGEQVTEAFNELLSSRDMVKLKGREGYSLGIPQIPDLFMDNTDRNRTSPFAFTGNRFELRAVGSSANCSSSVSVLNTIVAYQLKRYKEGVDRRVASGTPMMKALLDETRETYRASQKICFEGNGYSEEWKAEAARRGLDCGTSVPLSYDILNDPRTVEIYRDTGVMTESELNARSEISWEIYSKKIEIEARVLADLTANHILPVATRYQSVLLDNVSKMKDIFEGKEFGEVASGEIKIIKDIACHISKARSLAEEMEAYVDDIAAIEEERAKAIAFQDRIVPYLDMVREHVDALEMIVDDQMWPLPKYRELLFIR; translated from the coding sequence ATGGCAAACAGCAGGTTCAGAGCGGTCGGTGAGGCATTCGCCAAAGAAGCGGTATGCGCGGAGCCCCCGGCGCCGGTCACCTCAGACTACTATGGATGCAACGTCTTCGACAGGAGGAACATGAGGAAGTATCTGTCCTCCGACATCAGGCAGAGAGTTTACGAATCCATAGAGCAGGGCGTTACCCTCGACAGGGAAGTCGCCGAGCAGGTCGCGGCCGGCATGAAGCGCTGGGCCCAGGACAAAGGCGCCACCCATTACACCCATTGGTTCCAGCCTCTCACCGGCGGGACCGCTGAGAAGCACGATTCCTTCGCCGAGCCATACGGAAAGGGGGAATCCATAGAGATCTTCACCGGGAAAGTGCTGTGCCAGCAGGAATCCGACGCTTCCTCCTTCCCCAACGGAGGCCTCAGGAACACATTCGAGGCCAGGGGATATACTGCGTGGGACCCCTCGTCCCCGGCTTTCGTGATGGGGGACCGCCTCTGCATTCCCACGGTTTTCATATCTTACACCAAAGAAGCCCTCGATTACAAGACTCCCCTGCTCAAGTCGGAGGTCGCCGTGGCTTCCGCCGCCTCGGATCTGCTGAAATATTTCGGCATAGAGAACGACCGCGTGTTCTCTTATCTGGGATGGGAGCAGGAGTATTTTCTGGTGGACGCTTCCCTTTACGCCGAGCGTCCCGACCTGATAATGGCCGAGAGGACTCTCATCGGGCATGCTTCGGCGAGGAACCAGCAGCTCGAGGACCACTACTTCGGGTCGATCCCCGCCAGGGTCCTGGAGTTCATGAAGGATCTGGAGTTCGAATGCTACAAGCTCGGCATACCGATAAAGACCAGGCACAACGAGGTGGCTCCGAACCAGTTCGAGATGGCTCCCGTGTATGAGCAGGCGAACATCGCCATAGACCACAACCTGCTTCTGATGTCTCTGATGAGGTCGGTGGCGGACAGGCATGGGTTCAAGGTTCTCCTCCACGAGAAGCCTTTCGCCGGGGTCAACGGCAGCGGGAAGCACTGCAACTGGTCCCTCGGAACAGAATCCGGGATAGGGCTGCTCTCCCCTGGCAAGACCGATCTGGAGAACCTCAGGTTCCTCACGTTCATGGCCAACGTGCTGAAGGCGGTTTACGACAACAACGCCCTTCTGAAATCGAGCGTGCTCACCGCTTCCAACGCATACAGGCTGGGCGCCAACGAGGCTCCTCCGGCGATCATATCGTCGTTTTTGGGTGAGCAGGTTACCGAGGCCTTCAACGAGCTCCTCAGCTCCAGGGACATGGTCAAGCTCAAAGGGAGGGAAGGCTACAGCCTGGGCATCCCGCAGATCCCCGACCTGTTCATGGACAACACCGACAGGAACAGGACGTCGCCCTTCGCCTTCACCGGGAACAGGTTCGAGCTCAGGGCTGTGGGGTCGTCCGCCAACTGCTCCAGCTCCGTCTCTGTGCTGAACACCATCGTAGCCTATCAGCTCAAGAGGTACAAAGAGGGCGTCGACAGGAGGGTCGCTTCCGGCACCCCGATGATGAAAGCTCTTCTGGATGAGACCAGGGAGACGTACCGGGCATCCCAGAAGATATGCTTCGAAGGCAACGGATATTCCGAGGAATGGAAGGCCGAAGCCGCCAGGCGCGGTCTGGACTGCGGAACCAGCGTGCCGCTGTCCTACGATATCCTGAACGATCCCCGTACGGTGGAGATTTACCGCGACACCGGCGTGATGACCGAGTCCGAACTCAACGCCAGGAGCGAGATCAGCTGGGAGATATACAGCAAAAAGATCGAGATCGAAGCCAGGGTCCTCGCCGATCTGACGGCCAACCACATACTGCCGGTGGCCACCAGATACCAGTCGGTGCTCCTCGACAACGTCTCCAAGATGAAGGACATCTTCGAGGGGAAGGAATTCGGCGAGGTCGCCTCCGGGGAGATCAAGATAATCAAGGACATCGCATGCCATATAAGCAAAGCCAGAAGCCTCGCGGAAGAGATGGAGGCATATGTCGACGATATCGCCGCCATCGAGGAGGAGCGCGCCAAGGCGATAGCATTCCAGGACAGGATCGTGCCCTATCTGGACATGGTCAGGGAGCACGTGGATGCCCTCGAGATGATAGTCGACGATCAGATGTGGCCCCTGCCGAAGTACAGGGAGCTTCTGTTCATCCGCTGA
- a CDS encoding SPFH domain-containing protein has translation MATNTNVVTWQNQGPDDIIYTCEHDDLRTLTSVTVPEHAVALFIRDGQLLGVLDPGRHVLSTTNIPWLTKLYNVLLGYKETPFKAQIIFISLKMFNGRWGIRGMIKAAQDYEVPITLMANGDFQFRISDVAVFFTQVIGGQHTYTTGDVNAFMKSFINEQITQQLTSQFYMDVYGNLEKASTTTKVKIEQYFTQRGIELLSLKIAELRTTEEDQEKIFQYLQFSSKNGEQFKKYEVMDRMADAIGNSEGGAAIGTGMLLFPQMYQQMMGPNQQQQQPQQPQVQQMLCPFCGTPNNYPYRYCSHCGQPAPGMQPMGGYPPQGGPMPGYGMPGYGQMPPQGQPGMPPQGAPQGAPQGAPQQGGAAQNAGAAPKYNSCPYCGKDISGLPKTPKFCPYCSEQLY, from the coding sequence ATGGCCACCAACACAAACGTAGTCACCTGGCAGAACCAGGGGCCTGACGACATCATATACACCTGCGAGCACGACGACCTGAGGACCCTGACGTCCGTGACCGTCCCCGAGCACGCCGTCGCCCTGTTCATCAGAGACGGGCAGCTCCTCGGCGTTCTGGACCCCGGAAGGCATGTGCTCTCCACGACCAACATCCCCTGGCTCACCAAGCTGTACAACGTCCTGCTTGGTTACAAGGAGACCCCGTTCAAAGCCCAGATCATCTTCATCTCGCTGAAGATGTTCAACGGAAGATGGGGAATCCGCGGGATGATCAAAGCCGCTCAGGACTATGAGGTCCCCATCACCCTGATGGCGAACGGAGACTTCCAGTTCCGCATATCCGATGTGGCCGTGTTCTTCACGCAGGTCATCGGAGGGCAGCACACGTACACCACCGGCGACGTCAACGCCTTCATGAAGAGCTTCATCAACGAGCAGATAACCCAGCAGCTCACGTCCCAGTTCTACATGGACGTCTATGGGAACCTCGAGAAGGCCTCCACGACCACCAAGGTCAAGATCGAGCAGTACTTCACCCAGAGGGGTATCGAGCTCCTCTCCCTGAAGATCGCCGAGCTCAGGACCACCGAAGAGGATCAGGAGAAGATCTTCCAGTACCTCCAGTTCAGCAGCAAGAACGGAGAACAGTTCAAGAAATACGAGGTGATGGACAGAATGGCCGACGCCATCGGGAACTCCGAAGGAGGAGCCGCGATCGGAACCGGTATGCTCCTCTTCCCGCAGATGTACCAGCAGATGATGGGGCCGAACCAGCAACAGCAGCAGCCCCAGCAGCCTCAGGTCCAGCAGATGCTGTGCCCCTTCTGCGGAACCCCCAACAACTACCCGTACAGGTACTGCAGCCACTGCGGCCAGCCCGCGCCCGGGATGCAGCCCATGGGAGGATATCCCCCGCAGGGCGGCCCGATGCCCGGCTACGGAATGCCTGGATACGGCCAGATGCCGCCGCAGGGCCAGCCGGGAATGCCCCCGCAAGGCGCTCCTCAGGGAGCCCCGCAGGGAGCGCCCCAGCAGGGCGGAGCGGCCCAGAACGCCGGCGCCGCACCCAAATACAACAGCTGCCCTTACTGCGGAAAGGACATCTCCGGGCTTCCCAAGACGCCCAAGTTCTGCCCGTACTGCAGCGAACAGCTCTATTGA
- a CDS encoding adenine phosphoribosyltransferase, whose amino-acid sequence MELKDYVTTIPDFPRPGIMFRDITTIVSSPDGLKLAIDQMIDSLKGLDFDLIAGSESRGFVFGTPVAYALGKGFILVRKKGKLPRETISEEYDLEYGTATLEMHKDAVKPGQKVVIIDDLIATGGTTEAMIKMIERLGGEVVKICFVMELAGLGGRKKLSGYDVVSLISYEGN is encoded by the coding sequence ATGGAACTGAAAGATTACGTGACCACGATCCCCGATTTCCCCAGACCAGGGATAATGTTCAGGGACATCACCACCATCGTCAGCAGCCCGGACGGGCTCAAGCTGGCGATCGACCAGATGATCGACTCCCTGAAAGGCCTGGACTTCGACCTCATCGCAGGCTCGGAATCCCGCGGATTCGTTTTCGGAACCCCTGTGGCCTATGCTTTGGGCAAAGGGTTCATTCTCGTCCGCAAGAAAGGGAAGCTCCCCAGAGAGACCATATCTGAAGAATACGACCTTGAATACGGCACTGCGACCCTGGAGATGCACAAGGACGCCGTGAAGCCCGGCCAGAAAGTCGTCATAATCGACGATCTGATCGCCACCGGAGGCACCACGGAGGCCATGATCAAGATGATCGAGCGCCTGGGCGGAGAGGTCGTGAAAATCTGCTTCGTCATGGAATTGGCCGGATTGGGCGGAAGGAAGAAGCTCAGCGGATACGACGTCGTATCGCTGATATCATACGAGGGGAACTGA
- the hypE gene encoding hydrogenase expression/formation protein HypE: MSKVIMNHGAGGELMQEFLAKHITNHFPKMDAEVPLDSMDDSAVIGDVVFTIDGHTVKPLFFPGGDIGKISVAGTVNDISVMGAAPLALGCSAIIEEGLEIDVVDRVMDSMGKTAAGCGVPIATGDTKVVESGAVDQMVLSTSAVGKRSAYLDSNLAKAAEYREVKNRWCTDSSVRPGDAIIVSGYVGDHGVALLSFREGYGFESEVESDVAPLNGMIAEGLKAGGIVAMKDPTRGGLANTLNEWCSKSHIGMEIDYADIPLREGVVSACDLLGIDPLSIGNEGKAVIAVVPEMADEVLRAIRKTPEGRNASIIGKAVDGVERVVMRTEIGGRRILEAPAGDPVPRIC, encoded by the coding sequence ATGTCGAAAGTGATCATGAACCACGGCGCCGGCGGGGAACTTATGCAGGAGTTCCTGGCTAAGCACATAACCAACCATTTCCCCAAGATGGATGCCGAAGTCCCCCTGGACTCCATGGACGATTCAGCCGTCATAGGCGACGTGGTGTTCACTATCGACGGGCACACCGTGAAGCCCCTTTTCTTCCCCGGAGGAGACATCGGAAAGATCTCGGTCGCCGGGACTGTCAACGACATATCCGTCATGGGCGCCGCGCCGCTGGCTCTGGGATGCTCCGCCATAATAGAGGAAGGCCTGGAAATCGACGTCGTAGACAGGGTCATGGACAGCATGGGAAAGACCGCCGCCGGATGCGGGGTTCCCATCGCGACCGGAGACACCAAAGTCGTCGAATCCGGGGCGGTGGACCAGATGGTCCTGTCGACTTCCGCCGTCGGGAAGAGATCCGCATATCTCGACTCCAACCTGGCCAAAGCGGCCGAATACAGGGAAGTGAAGAACAGATGGTGCACCGACTCGTCTGTTAGGCCCGGGGACGCCATAATCGTGTCCGGATATGTGGGAGACCACGGCGTAGCGCTGCTTTCATTCCGCGAAGGATACGGGTTCGAAAGCGAGGTTGAGAGCGATGTGGCACCTCTGAACGGCATGATCGCCGAGGGCCTGAAAGCCGGAGGCATCGTCGCCATGAAAGACCCGACCCGCGGAGGCCTGGCCAACACGCTCAACGAATGGTGCTCCAAATCCCACATAGGCATGGAGATCGATTATGCCGACATCCCCCTGAGGGAGGGCGTCGTCAGCGCCTGCGACCTGCTGGGCATAGACCCGCTCAGCATAGGGAACGAAGGGAAGGCCGTCATCGCCGTCGTCCCTGAGATGGCCGACGAAGTCCTCAGAGCCATCAGAAAGACTCCTGAAGGCAGGAACGCATCCATAATAGGGAAGGCAGTCGACGGAGTGGAAAGAGTGGTCATGAGGACCGAGATCGGCGGGAGAAGGATACTCGAAGCCCCCGCCGGAGACCCCGTCCCCAGGATCTGCTGA